Proteins encoded in a region of the Micropterus dolomieu isolate WLL.071019.BEF.003 ecotype Adirondacks linkage group LG07, ASM2129224v1, whole genome shotgun sequence genome:
- the si:dkey-230p4.1 gene encoding trichohyalin isoform X4: MEPQLLIGWQQEKAELKREVCRLQEELAESRAEREELESRSRALKDRLRQSVSPSLALSLQVEGEQREWRRRVREGREREARQALLIHRLQNKVLEYRDRCQHVELQLQEEHTQLLNTERRIRDEHSDSLESALIRLEEEQQRSVSLADTNALLRERLSQSEQANQALREDLQKLTSDWTTAVEEAEQKEDDWQRERECRSGHVGQQQARLLSVWRSVVALRRHCHTVRTAADRDLWQLRAEFSRLSSSLLSSCDSVSSSLRLSAPPDKPSSSSHPPLSSTMVHPPPDSSPAVPPLISSSSLGTLSLGELEIKEEEEEEEEEEQREISELKLLHETKVLQLNERVAELSRSLQVEDRQREEREREVERLRETERSLQSVSQAVIKLSRVLSSSSSSRSVCVSSDGVLGLDLSSLLSVLSHAESSLQWRHEELQGAELSLRRLGEEKAALQRRLKQLEDDNQQLHAHTQHTQLELTHTVDTLSREREAASSLRLQVDEVQRREEELQRENERLRRERDRQEERSRQLETETHRRVETELLESVQLTERETLQRLELHALKGALERQQLDRQRAEEEAADARDALQKSREGVLRLSSSECVLKREVEEGRDALDKMAALNSALASDKRELNKQLLQLECELSDSQSQLQALRSEVSSLQREVKTLNMDCSQLRAQRGAEDDIVRQLRESERAMERVIEEKESQLVSLMEERERDGSQLEELSSQHASVCGELKEAQEQLRQAVEEVRRRDRQQEEQQRESRRLQEEQDSVQRHREQLQEELQELRSLSVSLHHQLSQQQKQLSQSEVDRCQLQTHIYALQQAKEALHGEVECLRGELERASARREDERERSEEKEERDALKEEMEKLKEEAEELRRRRMDEEKEKEEEREAWQREREALSEELGTRDGEVEALRRRIEGLTEEEEERLREAERLREEVTEKEAQISHMMDRIQQAEGMEEEVKRTEVRFKEEEVRRNGEIEALCDQMERLEREKEEREEEMERLRSEAQEEVERWRRRVDEVEEEIYRLKEENSELKEGREEERREKERLRGEKEEVEEGLLEKLGEVELLKVRLNVAKEECEEVKEEVERKERSLERQMSAVREKEEEVEELKECLRLAEEQEEEGARECQEANDKLKQKEARAEQLEALLKETRALLEKERREGGEKDNRFSSQARELQEARAESEGARRKVREREEARDRMEEEVKEWREKAERSAREVEKLNHILKDQGEEVQQLRATLEEKWEEGREWEALRRSEVERRRRLDNKLTELEEEKGKLEEKVRQVEEEREEEREALRRAREERSRFQDRCAEIEKEAQEHREELRTTVEEKRRLENKLKKTEEGRRGDEEVLRRVREEKRRLEDELIEKEKEIKGQREVLRIKEEEKKRLEDELREEKEEQGRLLEAERGQHLLVQEKGRSRVTELEEEKAGLSVELRRREREVTALREEVQRERDTAQEELRRRKEEVSVLKEEVAREQREKEKIEEKLRRTEKEVTALSGEVKKEQREKEEMTVLKDKVQEELRRSKREVSVLREEVDTKQREKSEAQEKVTALREEVQKELKRREEVQEELRRTKNELTVITEEVLKEEKEQVQEKLMRTEKEVTALREEVQKQQRRREEVQEELMRTKNELTVITEEVQKEEKEQGQEKLMRAEKEVTALREEVKKEQREKEEMTVLKDKVQEELRRSKREVSVLREEVDTKQREKSEAQEKVTALREEVQKELKRREEVQEELRRTKNELTVITEEVLKEEKEQVQEKLMRTEKEVTALREEVQKQQRRREEVQEELMRTKNELTVITEEVQKEEKEQGQEKLMRAEKEVTALREEVKKEQREKEEMTVLKDKVQEELRRSKREVSVLREEVDTKQREKSEAQEEVTALREEVQKELKRREEVQEELRRTKNELTVITVEVLKEEKEKEQVQEKFMRIEKEATALKEEVQNEQTRREEVQEELTVLREEVQKEQRRREEVQEELKRTKNELTVITEEVLKEEKEQGQEKLMRTEKEVTALREEVQSERRRREEAQEELTALREEVQSERRSREEAQEELRGVQQSVEVMAVNLSSLQSRLCDLSQSRERARQEVKEKEEEKRQMKEGLKAAMEEMTQLKLLLQESHAEGERLRSALKEKKEEVEKGREENLRTFREEVLREREEEERGEVEELRARAKALERRRKEMMEELEEARRAKEEAEEKRRATEEWWRSRVEEMEEEQRVKLKEIQALKEREEETQKEWRSRVEETRREVEESRAELSRVRATPAMLEEQKTQIISLSAEREEEREEMDGQRRRTGDPTTDKENRGGGGEQEEDEEEQSSSLLQEKEEIRRQLRSREEEVYALTQRTEELEKDRDRVRLALERTEAAMIGYRERAHQQEKSPGTGPNPDEGVGDRLVVLQRLVAELELEQKRLNRRNSHLENQKDKLKRDRNTLRDTLRQVEEERSRFRQQLTDSSRSQSAVTTEEERLRSRVRELEEQVSQLHLSLAVDQQQRAEFIQQSSRNSQWLLSLRHDLTDSLAAVTRRPVPSVLESETQRLDRSLREEELRMSLSQS; the protein is encoded by the exons GCTGGAGGAGGAAcaacagag gtCAGTCAGTCTGGCCGACACAAACGCTCTCCTCCGGGAGCggctcagccaatcagagcaggcCAACCAGGCCCTGAGGGAGGACCTCCAGAAGCTGACATCTGATTGGACAACAGCTGTGGAGGAGGCGGAGCAGAAAGAAGATGATTGGCAGAGAGAGCGGGAG tgtCGGTCCGGTCACGTGGGTCAGCAGCAGGCTCGGCTGCTGTCGGTCTGGAGGTCTGTGGTCGCTCTGAGGCGACACTGTCACACCGTCAGAACGGCCGCCGACAG GGACCTGTGGCAGCTGAGGGCGGAGTTCTCtcgtctctcctcctctctcctctccagctgcgactctgtctcctcctccctgaGGCTCAGCGCTCCTCCCGACaaaccttcctcctcctctcatcctcctctgtCCTCCACCATGGTTCATCCTCCTCCGGATTCCTCGCCGGCTGTTCCTcccctcatctcctcctccagcctGGGAACTTTGAGTCTGGGAGAGCTGGAGatcaaggaggaggaggaggaggaggaggaggaggagcagcgaGAGATTTCAGAGTTGAAGCTTCTTCATGAGACCAAAGTTCTGCAGCTGAATGAACG ggtTGCGGAGCTCTCTCGCTCGCTGCAGGTGGAGGACaggcagagggaggagagagagagagaggtagagagactaAGGGAAACAGAGAGGAGCCTGCAGTCTGTCAGTCAAGCTGTGATCAAGCTG TCCAGAgtcctgagcagcagcagcagcagccggtCTGTGTGCGTCTCCTCAGACGGCGTCCTGGGTCTGGACCTGTCCTCCCTGCTGTCCGTCCTGTCTCATGCTGAGAGCTCCCTGCAGTGGAGACACGAGGAGCTGCAG ggggcGGAGCTATCTCTACGGCGGCTCGGCGAGGAGAAGGCGGCTCTGCAGCGCCGACTGAAACAGCTGGAGGACGACAACCAGCagctgcacgcacacacacaacacacacagctggagctcacacacactgtggacacactgagcag GGAGCGGGAGGCGGCGTCCTCGCTGCGCCTGCAGGTGGACGAGGTGCAGCGGAGGGAGGAGGAGCTTCAGAGGGAAAACGAGCGtctgaggagggagagggaccgacaggaggagaggagcagacaGCTGGAGACGGAGACACACAGACG AGTTGAAACGGAGCTGTTGGAGAGCGTCCAGCTGACTGAGAGAGAAACTCTGCAGCGTCTGGAGCTCCACGCTCTGAAG GGGGCGCTGGAGAGGCAGCAgctggacagacagagagcagaagaagaggcCGCCGACGCCAGAGACGCCCTGCAGAAG tcCAGGGAGGGTGTGTTGCGTCTCTCGTCCTCAGAGTGCGTGTTGAAgcgggaggtggaggagggacGTGACGCTCTCGACAAGATGGCCGCCCTGAACTCGGCTCTGGCCTCAGACAAGAGAGAGCTGAACAAACAGTTGCTGCAG cTGGAGTGCGAGCTGTcagacagccaatcacagctgcAGGCtctgaggtcagaggtcagctcTCTGCAGAGAGAGGTCAAAACCCTCAACATGGACTGCAGCCAGCTCAG agCGCAGAGAGGGGCGGAGGACGACATTGTCCGTCAgctgagagaaagtgagagagcaATGGAGAGAGTAATCGAGGAGAAGGAGAGTCAGTTGGTCTCCctgatggaggagagagagagggatggaagtcAGCTGGAGGAG CTGTCCTCCCAGCATGCCTCTGTGTGCGGGGAGCTGAAGGAGGCACAGGAGCAGCTGCGTCAGGCGGTGGAGGAGGTGAGAAGGAGAGAcaggcagcaggaggagcagcagagagagagcaggaggctGCAAGAGGAGCAGGACAGTGTGCAGAGACACAGGgagcagctgcaggaggagctgcaggagctCAG gtCTCTGTCGGTGTCTCTCCACCATCAGCTCAgtcagcagcagaagcagctcTCCCAGTCAGAGGTGGACAGGTGtcagctgcagacacacatcTACGCTCTGCAGCAGGCCAAGGAGGCGCTACACG gGGAGGTCGAGTGTCTGAGAGGAGAGCTGGAGAGAGCGTCGGCCAGGAgagaagacgagagagagaggagcgaggagaaggaggagagggacgCGCTGAAAGAGGAGATGGAGAAGCTgaaggaggaggcagaggagctgaggaggaggaggatggacgaggaaaaggagaaggaggaggagagggaggcctggcagagagagagggaggctcTGAGCGAGGAGCTGGGGACGAGGGACGGAGAGGTGGAGGCGCTGAGGAGGCGCATAGAGGGactgacagaggaggaggaggagagactaAGAGAGGCGGAGAGACTGAGGGAGGAGGTGACTGAGAAGGAGGCACAAATCAGCCACATGATGGACAGAATACAGCAGGCGGAGGgaatggaggaggaggtgaagaggacGGAGGTTAGGTttaaagaggaggaggtgaggaggaaCGGAGAGATTGAGGCGCTCTGCGACCAGATGGAGAGattagagagagaaaaggaagagagggaggaggagatggagcgACTGAGGAGTGAAGCACAAGAGGAGGTcgagagatggaggaggagggtggatgaggtggaggaagagattTACAGACTAAAAGAAGAAAACTCTGAACTGAAGgaaggcagagaggaggagagaagagagaaggagagactgCGAGGCgaaaaggaggaggtggaggaggggctGTTGGAGAAGCTGGGGGAGGTGGAGCTGCTGAAGGTGAGGTTGAATGTGGCCAAGGAGGAgtgtgaggaggtgaaggaggaggtggagcgGAAGGAACGTAGCCTGGAGCGACAGATGAGCGCCgtgagggagaaggaggaggaggtggaggagctgaAGGAGTGCCTGAGGCTGgcggaggagcaggaggaggagggagcgaGGGAGTGTCAGGAGGCGAACGACAAACTGAAGCAAAAGGAGGCGAGGGCGGAGCAGCTGGAGGCGCTGCTGAAAGAAACCCGGGCGCTcctggagaaagagaggagggagggaggagagaaagacaacaggTTCTCCTCCCAGGCCAGGGAGCTGCAGGAGGCCCGGGCCGAGAGCGAGGGAGCGAGGAGGaaagtcagagagagggaggaggccCGCGacaggatggaggaggaggtgaaggagtgGAGGGAGAAGGCAGAGCGAAGCGCTAGGGAGGTGGAAAAACTCAATCATATCCTGAAGGATCAAGGGGAGGAGGTGCAGCAGCTGAGAGCCACGCTGGAGGAGAAatgggaggaggggagagagtgGGAGGCGCTGAGGAGATCGgaggtggagaggaggaggaggctggacAACAAGCTGACAGAGctagaggaggagaaagggaaACTGGAGGAGAAAGTAAggcaggtggaggaggagcgggaggaagagagggaggcaCTGAGGAGAGccagggaggagaggagcaggtTTCAGGACAGATGTGCAGAGATTGAAAAGGAGGCGCAGGAGCATAGAGAGGAGCTCAGGACGACagtggaggagaagaggaggctggaaaacaaactgaagaagacagaggaggggaggaggggagatGAGGAGGTTTTGAGGAGggtgagggaggagaagaggaggttGGAAGATGAACTgatagagaaggagaaagaaatcaAGGGACAGAGGGAGGTGCTGAGAAttaaagaggaggagaagaagaggttGGAGGATGAACTaagggaggaaaaagaggagcAAGGGAGATTATTGGAGGCTGAGAGAGGCCAGCACCTCCTGGTGCAGGAGAAAGGGAGGTCCAGAGTGACGGAGCTGGAAGAGGAGAAGGCAGGACTGTCGGTCGAGctgagaaggagggagagggaggtgaCAGCTCTCAGAGAGGAGGTGCAGAGGGAGAGGGATACTGCTCAGGAGGAGCtaaggaggaggaaagaggaggtgTCTGTACTCAAAGAGGAGGTAGCAAGGGAAcaaagggagaaggagaagataGAGGAGAAGCTGAGGAGGACTGAGAAGGAGGTGACAGCTCTCAGTGGGGAGGTGAAAAAGGAAcaaagggagaaggaggagatgaCTGTCCTCAAAGACAAGGTacaggaggagctgaggaggAGCAAGAGGGAGGTGTCTGTACTTAGAGAGGAGGTAGACACAAAACAAAGGGAGAAGAGTGAGGCACAGGAGAAGGTCACAGCTCTTAGAGAGGAGGTGCAGAAGGAGctaaagaggagggaggaggtacAGGAGGAGTTGAGGAGGACCAAGAATGAGTTGACAGTCATCACAGAGGAGGTActaaaggaggagaaggagcaggTACAAGAGAAGTTAATGAggacagagaaggaggtgacaGCTCTTAGAGAGGAGGtgcagaagcagcagaggaggagggaggaggtacAGGAGGAGTTGATGAGGACCAAGAATGAGTTGACAGTCATCACAGAGGAGGTacaaaaggaggagaaggagcaggGACAAGAGAAGTTAATGAGGGCAGAGAAGGAGGTGACAGCTCTCAGAGAGGAGGTGAAAAAGGAAcaaagggagaaggaggagatgaCTGTCCTCAAAGACAAGGTacaggaggagctgaggaggAGCAAGAGGGAGGTGTCTGTACTTAGAGAGGAGGTAGACACAAAACAAAGGGAGAAGAGTGAGGCACAGGAGAAGGTCACAGCTCTTAGAGAGGAGGTGCAGAAGGAGctaaagaggagggaggaggtacAGGAGGAGTTGAGGAGGACCAAGAATGAGTTGACAGTCATCACAGAGGAGGTActaaaggaggagaaggagcaggTACAAGAGAAGTTAATGAggacagagaaggaggtgacaGCTCTTAGAGAGGAGGtgcagaagcagcagaggaggagggaggaggtacAGGAGGAGTTGATGAGGACCAAGAATGAGTTGACAGTCATCACAGAGGAGGTacaaaaggaggagaaggagcaggGACAAGAGAAGTTAATGAGGGCAGAGAAGGAGGTGACAGCTCTCAGAGAGGAGGTGAAAAAGGAAcaaagggagaaggaggagatgaCTGTCCTCAAAGACAAGGTacaggaggagctgaggaggAGCAAGAGGGAGGTGTCTGTACTTAGAGAGGAGGTAGACACAAAACAAAGGGAGAAGAGTGAGGCACAGGAGGAGGTCACAGCTCTCAGAGAGGAGGTGCAGAAGGAGctaaagaggagggaggaggtacAGGAGGAGTTGAGGAGGACCAAGAATGAGTTGACAGTCATCACAGTGGAGGTActaaaggaggagaaggagaaggagcaggTACAAGAGAAGTTCATGAGGATAGAGAAGGAGGCGACAGCTCTTAAAGAGGAGGTGCAGAATGAGCAAACGAGGAGGGAGGAGGTACAGGAGGAGCTGACAGTTCTCAGAGAGGAGGTGCagaaggagcagaggaggagggaggaggtacAGGAGGAGCTGAAGAGAACCAAGAATGAGTTGACAGTCATCACAGAGGAGGTActaaaggaggagaaggagcaggGACAAGAGAAGTTAATGAggacagagaaggaggtgacCGCTCTCAGAGAGGAGGTGCAGAGTGagcggaggaggagggaggaggccCAGGAGGAGCTGACAGCTCTCAGAGAGGAG GTGCAGAGTGAGCggaggagcagggaggaggcccaggaggagctgagaggAGTGCAGCAGAGCGTGGAGGTGATGGCGGTGAACCTGAGCTCCCTGCAGAGTCGG ctgtgtgaTCTGAGTCAGAGCAGGGAGCGAGCCAGGCAGGAggtgaaggagaaggaggaggagaagcggCAGATGAAGGAGGGTCTGAAGGCTGCTATGGAGGAGATGACCCAGCTGAAGCTCCTCCTGCAG GAGAGCCACGCAGAAGGGGAGCGACTGAGGAGCGCTctgaaggagaagaaggaggaggtggagaagggcAGAGAGGAGAACCTGCGGACCTTCAGGGAGGAGGTGCtgcgagagagggaggaggaggagagaggggaggtggaggagctgagagccaGAGCCAAGGccctggagaggaggaggaaggagatgatggaggagctggaggaggctcGACGGGCgaaggaggaggcagaggagaagaggagggcgACTGAGGAGTGGTGGaggagcagagtggaagagatggaggaggagcagagggtgAAGCTGAAAGAAATCCAGGCgctgaaggagagagaggaggagacgcaGAAGGAGTGGAGGTCCAGGGTGGAGGAGAcgaggagggaggtggaggagagtcGGGCCGAGCTGAGCCGGGTCAGAGCCACGCCGGCCATGTTGGAGGAGCAGAAAACACAGATCATCTCGCTGTCTgctgagagagaggaggagagagaggagatggacggacagaggaggaggacgggagACCCCACAACAGACAAggagaacagaggaggaggaggagag caggaggaggacgaggaggagcagagctcctctctgctgcaggagaaagaggagatcaggaggcagctgaggagcagagaagaggag gTGTACGCTCTGACTCAGAGGACGGAGGAGCTGGAGAAAGACAGGGATCGTGTCCGATTGGCTCTGGAGCGAACTGAGGCAGCTATGATTGGGTACAGGGAAAGAGCCCACCAACAGGAGAAGAGCCCGGGGACGGGGCCTAACCCAGACGAG ggTGTGGGGGACAGACTGGTGGTCCTGCAGCGTCTCGTGGCCGAACTGGAGCTAGAACAGAAGCGACTGAACAGGAGAAACTCTCATCTGGAAAATCAGAAAGACAAactgaagagagacagaaacacactgagagacacactgagacag gtggAGGAGGAGCGTTCGAGGTTCAGACAGcagctgactgacagcagcagatctcag TCTGCAgtcaccacagaagaagaacgGCTGAGAAGCAGAGTGAGGGAGCTGGAGGAGCAG GTGAGTCAGCTCCATCTCTCATTGGCTGTGGATCAGCAGCAGAGGGCGGAGTTTATCCAGCAGTCCTCCAGAAACAGCCAGTGGCTGCTCTCTCTGAGGCACGACCTCACAGACTCGCTGGCCGCCGTCACGCGCCGTCCAGTCCCGTCCGTCCTGGAGTCCGAGACGCAGCGATTGGACCGCAGCCTGAGAGAGGAGGAGCTTAGGATGTCCCTCAGCCAATCGTAA